A genomic window from Candidatus Polarisedimenticolaceae bacterium includes:
- a CDS encoding deaminase, whose translation VHAEANAIIQAAKNGVRIEGAEIYTTASPCWNCFKLIANAGIRTIYYGEFYRDTRSVEIASRLGIDLIDLSQSVIRQA comes from the coding sequence CGGTGCACGCCGAGGCGAACGCGATCATCCAGGCGGCGAAGAACGGGGTGCGGATCGAAGGGGCCGAGATCTACACGACCGCTTCACCGTGCTGGAACTGCTTCAAGCTCATCGCGAACGCCGGAATTCGCACGATTTACTACGGCGAGTTCTACCGCGATACCCGGAGCGTCGAGATCGCCTCCCGCCTCGGCATCGATCTCATCGATCTGAGCCAGAGCGTCATCCGCCAGGCCTGA